From Rhodamnia argentea isolate NSW1041297 chromosome 10, ASM2092103v1, whole genome shotgun sequence, a single genomic window includes:
- the LOC115735186 gene encoding protein RGF1 INDUCIBLE TRANSCRIPTION FACTOR 1-like encodes MSVPQWVEPLLCTTFFTTCSTHRDAARSECNMYCLDCNGGDAICFYCHSSRHKDHQVLQIRRSSYHDVVRASEIQKVLDISGVQTYVINSARVIFLNERPQPKSGNRIAHACEVCRRSLLDPFRFCSLGCKIAGMKGNGDDPRNFAVEAKNDEQTIGKVREGKSSRRVLTREREESHESSRRDKYPPKSLPLIPSSARRRKGIPHRAPFGS; translated from the exons ATGTCGGTGCCCCAATGGGTGGAGCCATTGCTCTGCACCACATTCTTCACCACCTGCTCGACGCACAGGGATGCGGCAAGGAGCGAGTGCAACATGTACTGCTTGGACTGCAACGGCGGAGACGCGATCTGCTTCTATTGCCACTCGTCGCGCCACAAGGACCATCAAGTCCTTCAG ATAAGGAGATCTTCATACCACGACGTGGTGAGGGCTTCGGAGATTCAGAAAGTGCTGGACATAAGCGGAGTACAGACGTATGTGATCAACAGCGCGAGGGTGATCTTCTTGAACGAGAGGCCTCAGCCGAAATCTGGGAACAGAATAGCTCATGCCTGTGAGGTCTGCAGAAGGAGCCTCTTGGACCCTTTTAGGTTCTGCTCATTGGGTTGTAAG ATTGCAGGGATGAAGGGCAATGGGGATGATCCAAGAAACTTTGCCGTGGAGGCCAAGAATGATGAGCAGACAATTGGGAAGGTTAGAGAAGGCAAAAGCTCAAGGAGGGTCTTgacgagggagagagaagaatcaCATGAGAGCTCAAGAAGAGACAAGTACCCACCAAAGTCCCTTCCGCTCATTCCTTCAAGTGCAAGGAGGAGGAAAGGCATCCCTCACAGAGCACCATTTGGGTCCTAA